One genomic segment of Pueribacillus theae includes these proteins:
- a CDS encoding response regulator transcription factor, with amino-acid sequence MIRIVIAEDQRMMLGALGSLLDLEEDMEVVGKAANGEEALALVKQLQPDICIMDIEMPLKSGLEAAKELKGTGCKVIILTTFARSGYFQRALKAGVSAYLLKDSPSEELASTIRSVMAGGRIYAPELIENVYSEKNPLTNREKEVLELVADGNNTKEIADKLSIKTGTVRNYISVILEKLEVKNRIEAISRSKEKGWFK; translated from the coding sequence GTGATTCGCATTGTCATTGCGGAGGATCAGCGTATGATGCTCGGAGCACTTGGTTCTTTGCTGGATTTAGAAGAAGATATGGAAGTTGTAGGGAAAGCAGCGAATGGTGAAGAAGCTTTAGCTTTAGTTAAACAACTTCAGCCGGATATATGCATCATGGACATTGAGATGCCGCTGAAAAGCGGCCTCGAGGCAGCAAAAGAACTTAAAGGAACAGGCTGTAAAGTGATTATATTAACAACGTTTGCACGCTCAGGTTATTTTCAACGTGCTTTAAAAGCAGGAGTAAGTGCTTATTTATTGAAAGATAGCCCAAGCGAAGAATTGGCTAGCACGATTCGCAGTGTTATGGCAGGCGGCCGGATTTACGCTCCAGAACTTATTGAAAATGTATATAGCGAAAAAAATCCGCTGACGAATCGAGAGAAGGAAGTTTTGGAGCTTGTAGCTGACGGCAATAACACAAAAGAGATTGCTGATAAACTCAGCATTAAAACAGGAACGGTCCGCAACTATATTTCAGTTATTTTAGAAAAATTGGAAGTGAAAAACCGGATCGAGGCGATTTCCCGTTCAAAAGAAAAGGGATGGTTTAAATAA
- a CDS encoding fatty acid desaturase: protein MNKGKSNQLRRSVAPYEKSNTTSSMRQLFNTIPPFFLLWVFAYQSLTISIWLTIPLAIVAAGFLVRSFIIFHDCTHNSFLNSKKANNILGTLLGILTLFPYEKWKREHAIHHATNSNLDKRGTGDIWVMTIEEYAAASFWQRLAYRMYRNPFVMFGLGPFFLFLVSNRMNRKDAKRKEQLNTHIINVSIVAIYALLVWLIGWQPFLIIQGTILFISGSLGIWLFYVQHQFEDSYFENKDEWNYVKAAIDGSSYYKLSKVLQWLTGNIGYHHVHHLSPRVPNYNLEKVHNTSPLLQQVTTITLWSSLKSIRFRLYDEKNKKFVSFKEVKHLLNRQRKSIQLASGKTSFQGNK from the coding sequence ATGAATAAAGGCAAATCAAATCAATTACGCCGAAGTGTTGCACCTTATGAGAAATCGAATACGACATCAAGCATGAGGCAGCTTTTCAATACCATTCCACCGTTTTTCCTTCTTTGGGTGTTTGCATATCAAAGCTTAACAATCTCCATTTGGCTAACGATACCGTTGGCTATTGTCGCAGCTGGATTTCTCGTTCGTAGTTTCATTATTTTTCATGACTGTACGCATAATTCATTTTTAAATAGTAAAAAAGCAAATAATATTCTTGGTACGCTGCTTGGGATCCTTACCTTGTTTCCTTATGAAAAATGGAAACGCGAACACGCCATTCATCACGCAACGAATAGTAACTTAGACAAACGGGGAACAGGGGATATTTGGGTCATGACGATTGAAGAGTATGCAGCAGCATCATTTTGGCAAAGACTGGCGTATCGCATGTACCGTAATCCATTTGTCATGTTTGGATTAGGTCCGTTCTTTTTATTTCTAGTTTCAAACCGGATGAATCGAAAAGACGCGAAGCGAAAAGAGCAGCTTAATACGCATATCATTAATGTTTCCATTGTTGCCATTTATGCGCTGCTAGTATGGCTTATTGGCTGGCAGCCATTCTTAATCATACAGGGGACCATTCTTTTCATATCTGGTTCACTTGGCATTTGGTTGTTTTATGTACAGCATCAATTTGAAGACTCCTATTTTGAAAACAAAGATGAATGGAATTATGTGAAAGCTGCGATCGATGGAAGTTCGTATTATAAGCTTTCAAAGGTTTTGCAATGGTTAACAGGTAATATCGGCTACCATCATGTGCATCATTTAAGTCCTAGAGTTCCTAATTATAACTTGGAAAAAGTGCATAACACTTCACCGCTTTTACAGCAAGTGACAACCATTACACTTTGGTCCAGTTTAAAATCAATCCGTTTCCGCTTGTATGATGAGAAAAATAAAAAATTTGTTAGTTTTAAAGAAGTGAAGCACTTATTAAATCGACAAAGAAAAAGTATACAGCTGGCTTCCGGAAAAACAAGTTTTCAAGGTAATAAATAG
- a CDS encoding DoxX family protein yields the protein MNTLKLIRYVVAYVFITSGIMKLLDAELSSFFVSLGLPFPMMYTVAFFEIICGAFILLNKNIKNATIPLIIIMIAAFLLTKVPILHSGFLQFAFDARLDITMLILLFILYNSHYRSTRQ from the coding sequence ATGAATACACTAAAATTGATTCGTTATGTGGTGGCTTATGTTTTTATCACTTCAGGGATTATGAAGTTATTAGATGCAGAATTGAGTAGTTTTTTTGTCAGCTTGGGGCTGCCTTTTCCAATGATGTATACAGTCGCTTTTTTTGAAATCATATGCGGGGCTTTTATTTTGCTGAATAAAAATATAAAAAATGCAACGATTCCATTAATTATTATTATGATCGCCGCATTTCTTCTAACGAAGGTTCCAATTTTACATTCAGGATTTTTACAATTTGCTTTTGATGCGAGATTGGATATTACGATGCTGATTTTGCTGTTTATCCTTTACAACAGCCACTATCGAAGCACGAGACAATGA
- a CDS encoding sensor histidine kinase: MDKWYQLFPKSPWISIYVWIIFCILPFFFIFRSSSPYEIMIGIFMVFLFFLSYRFAFRSKGWSVYVWVSIEIVISFSMTVLFGYVYFSLLLAFFIGNIRSKIGFFILYGIHLTSILIAVGIGTFTEKDIFFSQFPFILICIIGVILLPFNLYNRNRREQLEGQLEDANKRISQLVVFEERQRIARDLHDTLGQKLSLIGLKSDLAGKLIERDNESAKKEINDIHQTARIALKEVRELVEDMRGVKLKDEIIHIENILKAGQIEFTLTGNPTLSNIPLLVENVISMCLKEAVTNIVKHSQATTCTVFIEQLLDEVLVKVQDNGIGIPDKSDFSQGHGLLGMKERLEFVNGSLDIQSANGTTLTMRVPNVIKHTSLEGLT; this comes from the coding sequence ATGGACAAGTGGTATCAGCTTTTTCCAAAAAGCCCGTGGATTAGTATTTATGTATGGATTATTTTTTGCATTCTTCCGTTCTTTTTTATTTTTCGCTCGTCGTCTCCTTATGAAATTATGATTGGAATCTTCATGGTTTTTCTTTTTTTTCTTTCGTATCGGTTTGCCTTTCGATCAAAGGGATGGTCTGTCTATGTGTGGGTGAGCATCGAAATTGTTATAAGCTTCAGTATGACCGTTCTTTTCGGTTATGTATATTTTTCACTCCTTTTAGCCTTTTTCATTGGAAATATTCGAAGCAAAATAGGGTTCTTTATTTTATATGGCATCCATCTTACTTCAATATTGATTGCTGTTGGCATAGGGACATTTACAGAGAAGGACATTTTCTTTTCCCAGTTCCCATTTATTTTAATTTGCATCATCGGTGTGATTTTGCTTCCATTTAATTTATACAATCGGAACAGGCGCGAACAGTTGGAAGGGCAGTTGGAAGACGCAAATAAGCGTATTTCCCAGCTTGTTGTTTTTGAAGAACGCCAGAGGATTGCACGGGACTTGCATGATACACTCGGGCAGAAGCTTTCACTCATCGGGTTGAAAAGTGACTTGGCTGGAAAACTAATCGAACGAGATAACGAGTCCGCAAAAAAGGAAATCAATGATATCCATCAAACAGCGAGAATCGCGTTAAAAGAAGTCCGGGAACTCGTAGAGGATATGAGAGGCGTAAAGTTAAAGGATGAAATTATTCACATTGAAAACATTTTAAAAGCGGGACAAATTGAATTTACGTTAACAGGAAATCCAACACTTTCTAATATTCCTTTGTTGGTTGAAAATGTGATAAGTATGTGCCTGAAAGAAGCTGTAACAAATATTGTAAAGCATAGTCAAGCTACCACTTGTACAGTCTTCATTGAGCAATTACTTGATGAAGTGCTTGTCAAAGTACAAGATAACGGAATTGGCATTCCAGATAAAAGCGATTTTAGTCAAGGGCATGGACTATTAGGAATGAAGGAACGACTCGAATTTGTGAATGGGAGCTTGGATATTCAATCAGCAAATGGGACTACACTTACAATGAGAGTTCCCAATGTAATCAAACACACAAGTCTGGAGGGATTGACGTGA